The Labrus bergylta chromosome 23, fLabBer1.1, whole genome shotgun sequence genome includes the window gCTTTAattgaaatataaagaaaatgacacaaaataaaatcatctgtATACTTTGTAGAAATTCTGATGTAATCTgagaacattgttttttataaaagtttttttcttaataatGGAAGCAGTCAGCTGTTGCTGTGATTTCTATGGAAGTCCTACGAGGACATGCATACTTACATTTTGTTTCACTCCGTTCTCCTGTGATATCAACACATTTCGGTTGTTTTCTTCGAGATTCTCGACTTCTTTATCTTATCTCAGGATTACAACgctgtttttttcctgtaaagAAAAGTTCATATCAGTCGTTCTTTCAGTAGATCTTGAGAAATCAAGTCGCCATCCTGGAAAAGTCAGCATTGATATCCCAAGATTACGACCTGAATATGTCGAACAGAAATGACTCAGATGAAAACAGTCTCATTAAAAGTATGGATCGTTTTCTGCTCATGGCGTCCAGAAAGTGCAATCAAAAACCTATTTTTGGGGCATTTTAGACTTTATTTTATCCAGTAGGACatgtaaagagagagacaggaaatgttgtgaggagagagcagggggtggcatgcagcaaagggccgaggtcggatttgaacccacagccgctgcgacgaggactacagtctctgtacatgggacacaTGACAAAACCACTTGGCCAGCAGGCGCCCCATATTTCCAgactttttttagatttattaaaacaaaaagatgcaTTTGGCGAcagtaaaacattaaagtaaataaaattaaagatCAGATTAGAagtcaaacaaaagaaatgaaggAAATGACTTTCTCCTAAACTCATGTTTTTTCATAAAGACAGAATTATAGACTCAAACCCACATTCCCTTATATACAGttttgcatatatatatataatatgtatATTATAAATCTGTTGATGCCTCACATGCTTTTGAATTTCTCTCTTCATGTGTCTGCTGCAGGCTCAGTGCTCTCTGGTTACCCCGTGCCTTCTGTAGTTCATGTTCTAGTACTGACAACGTGTTTTGATACTACTGTACGACTGTGTCGAACTAATATGCCAAAACAATGATCTGTGactgttttctattttcttAACATCTCGTCGCGCTCGTTACCTTCAAATATAAATGTCAAAGAGGGGGAAATTCAGTCTGACTCCaatgatttgtaaaaaaagaaaaaaaaagaagcaatttgAGTTAAAGTGatattacacaaaaacaaacaatatttttaGAGTATTAAACATCAGAGTCACTTACAGCCTTACACGTGACTGGAAAAAGGGGCACAATCATTTTTGTCGTTGAACAAGAAAATGATATTCATTGACAGCAGTTTTTCACAACGTGCAGATGTACACgtacagtgtgatgtcacaatgttgcaaatttaaagataaagaatcAAATCAGTGGAAAGAGAAAcatctgaacttttttttatttgtgggattttttttcctctgaagcCGTGAGCCGTGTGTTTTGGATCCCCACACGTCCTCTGCTCTGGTGTCACTTTTGCTTTGACTGTTTGAATACTTTCTTTGCGTCACACACGATCAAAACAAACCTCTGAATCCCTTTCCAAAAACAACCTCGCCCGCTTCTGTCTGTGCCGCTTTGCCTCCACTCTGTAGCATTTTTGCATCCGTTGCTCTTCTGGGGATGCAAAACGACACAAATCAAAGAGGCTGCTGCGACTTGACCGGACTGTGATGGATCCAGATCTAACTGTAACATGTATCAactccttcttttcttttgtgtgtaaATAGCCCTGAATACATGAAAAGGCCAAATTACTGTATGTTTATACTGTACTTctatatattttctattttactaTAAAAAGTGATTTTCTAGTCATTGACACATATATAACTGTGCGGATTCTATTTGATAATTTTAGCCTGGATATATTGATCATGTTTATAGTTATAatctctttttatcttcatgaCAGTAGCAGCTAAATGTCTCTACCTTTTATCTCCAGCCGTGTATATAGCGACAGGTCAAACAAACTGTGTATATGATTAAAAACACGTTCTTTTtctgagaggagaaaacaattaaaaagtaCTTGTTATGACCTAAACCTACCTCTAACGTGTCTTTCTTCATGTCTTAAACATACACAGACTCTGTGTGGACAGATTTTGTATCATGCTTTTATTGAAAGTGTAACACATGATATTGCATTGTCTCCCATGATGCACCTGTACATGACATTAtagcaaagacaaacagaagttAACAATCAATGCACGACCACAACAGGTTAACAAAGCTGAagtcaaacccccccccccccccccaaaaaaaaatctatttctatATAACTACTTTAATTATTGCCATTTCACCATACTGCAGCAGTCGCACAAGATAAAGTGTATATAGTGCATTTATAATAAACCTCGTTATGCAGTGACAATAGGAGTGCCCACCCTGGATGGATGTCCGTTTCATTTCACTTCATCTCACAATTAATTTCACTGAATGGAGCTACTTTATCTAAGGCACTTAAACCCTGACGCAGATCAACATCCAGCCTTCACAAACAGTGAGGCTTTTACTTTATCATCTGGGATCCACATCCCTGTCACATCAATTCAATGTATTACCAGGCACTCAGCACTTAACATAAAACCAGATTACAGGCAGAGACATGGGTACAAGTCTTTTATAATAACATGActgttgactttttttgaaCTGTCTATATTGTTTAAACTAATTGTTGATGGCTGAATAAGAAATACATCCTCACATTATTAATATGAATGAATTAGCAGCTCTTAGCCGGTAGATATTTTGCCTAAAGGTCACACACTATCCTCCTTTTcaagcagtttaaataagtctcagagctccccaaaaacaGACTTTCTTTGTTGACATTGAGTAAATCTGAATGAAAAAACGAGCCCTCTTAAAGCCTGCTACACAAATATTCTTTACTTAGATAAAACACAACCTAACAACTAATATGgcacactgacaaaaaaaagaaacaaataatatcaatgtatatatatatatatatatatatacatatatatatataaataataaagagTACGGTGTGgacctgctctgtttgtcttgtCTATAcgaataaagattgattgaattCTTGTTTTTAGAGTAAATTATTTTCTGCTGACATGTCATTCTGCTCTGTGTGATATAACggcattttcattaaaatactGTATCATGTGACTTTATATAACTTGTGACATTAAATATGAATTACCATAACGTCTGATACAAAGGCTGTGAAATCAGTAAAGGTCACGAGGGACAATACTCTTACTTGAATCTGCATTTTAATTACTGTCATGAAAGAGTTAACTCAaccagtgtgtttttgttttttgagcaACTAAAGGGACTCTTTacgatttttttcaaaataaaaactttctAAAGAAGGAGTAATGGGGTTTTGTCCGCTGATCTGCTGGACATTTGTTTGAGGCTTACTATgcgactttcagagcagatttgcAAAATAAAACTAATGCTCTGTTTCATGAGTAAGTGTCTGTGAGACGGAGAGATCAACAtctagggggaaaaaaaatcaatgcgATCAATTTCAAGTTTCTTCTGTTGTTGGATTTtctagaccagtggttcccaaagtgagGGTTGGGACCCCCTGAGGGATCGCAAGACACTGTTAATGCGGTCGCTAGATTTCTtctgaaaacatgtaaaaatggaaaatggtttaaaattgcatattattgtgaaaaaaaaaagaagtagtttcttataatgaattaaaaaaatagtatGAGGGTGTTTGGGCTATTGTGTGGtgttctaatgtcagtgtttggatagtGTTTTAGCCTAATCACTTGCGTGGCAGTGTGCAacgttaaatgttttaaccacctccagggacgATGGGTGTCACAGCGCCCCCCAGTGGGCCGTCTCTCTTCCACCATCTGGTGGCAGAACTAACGGTTGGGGAGGGAGAGGTTAACGTGAAAAAAACCATGAAActtgtttgagcctctgagccTCTTAACAAGCTGAAAGAAGCTCCGCCCCTTCattgtgaacacagagctcagaacaacaaacccagaagGAGTTAAACTTCACACTTTTTAGAAAGCCGTTACTCCACAATATTTTTACTTATCGTGTATACtatacttttacattttcatgttcagaAAGTCGTGTACTGAGCCTTTAAGTTattaaagtcacatttttataagaagtaaataaaacatttgtttaaaatcaaaacattacaTGAAAGCAAAGTTAAATATTCTAGTTTTGTGCAATACACTGTGCAAATGCAAGCCAAATACCGGCAAAACTATGTTgtaaatatatctttatataatatataatttgGAGAAAATAGCTACATTATCTACTTTGAACTAAAATGCTGCAGCACCACAACTTCCACCGGTTTCAAGCATATGGTGAGAAACTGAAAACTATCagaatctcttcttttttttttttttaaatgtcacatattgtAAAATCACTCGAGGAGATCAATCCCGTCATGGATGAAATGCAATTTGTTTGGTTCAAAATGTCTGTTCCTGGAAGGAGACACGAGTGTACACTGTGGCCTTAATGTCCTGCTAAAGAAGAAGTTAGGAGATCAAGGCACGTCTGATGTTTACATAATGAGAAGACTGACGCATAGATTTAGGTTACAGGATgctcctttgtgtgtttgtctatgtgCACTCCTACAggccctcttcttctctgctgcctTAGTTTCCCTGACAACCCTGTAGGACACGGATTAGGAATTAGACAGCAGCAAAAAACACTtaagtaaagtgtgtgtgtgtgtgtgtgtgtgtgtgtgtgtgtgtgtgtgtgtgtgtgtgtgtgtgtgtgtgtgtgtgtgtgtgtgctcacagaGGTGGTACGTTTGCGTTTCCAGCAGTCTGGGTTGAGTCTCTTCTGTTCGTCTGCGAGGGCTTTGGCCTGCACGGTGAACACACGGCGCTCCTCACTTCGCATCTTCTTCCACTGCTCCCCGAGCAGCACACTGATCGCTCTGAAACACAAACGCCCTCGTCCTTTAACATCACTgttaacacagaaacacacacacacacaacatgtagACAACACCCACCTGTTGTCTTTCCCGGGGTACATCTGTGTGTACTCCACCCTGAACTTCTTGGCAAACAGCATGAAGGCGTTCATTGGCCGCTTGCACTTAGCGGGCGTGGCACTTCCTGCTTTGTTGTCTTGCTGGCTTTTGGTTGGCTTTTGACGAGGAGAGTGGGAGGGACTGGgactgtgtgcgtctgtttaaAAAGATCCAAAATTCAAAGGGTTACTTTAAAGTGATGCATCTACAACCCTGCttgtgtatgatgtgtttaTGAATACTAACACCTGTTCTTAATGCTTCTGTCATAAACTGAATATAAAAGGAAGCTGTAGCCACTACAACATCATCTAGTGCTTTGTGGACCTACAGTTTGAATTTCCTGCTCCAGCTATActtttatttcaacttttttcagaACTTTTCAATCACATGCACATACTGCAAAGTTTATCAAACTTAACAACCATTTAACCCTTAATCTGTccatcatttaaacatttagattttgCTGTCATCATGAATCCAGACCATTATTTCATCAAGGAAATGTTCACTGAGTCATTTTCACCTAAGACTccaacacagtcacacatcTTTGTGCAAccagtggagtcgccccctgctggccgtCAGAAAAATAATGCTGGTTAAAGGAACTTTTTGCTTTTTGCGCAATACTCTCGAATCTGCCTACTGTACTAGAAGTACGTAATGATGACCAAAATGCAATATGCAGTATGTAGTACTGATCTCACATTTGTTcacatactgcattttggccaaatcagtacgtACTGAAAAGTCAGCTGTTTATCTGAACTTGTAGGAGACTTGAAGTGCAGCACCTTGTgatgtgtctctctctggaGAAACGGCTCCCCCGCTGGACTGGGAGGTACGCCGCCTTCTGGCCATACTGCTCAACACATAAACCGCCGAGGAGTCCAGAGGAGTGAAATCATaactgaagaaaacacaaaataaagaaaggtaCTGTTTTATACcaatttcatacatttttatcaaatAATTGTACTTCTTCTGGAGCAGCATGTTTCTATTTTACCTCTTAAATGTGTCAAAGACCAGCGAGTTGTCGATTTGTTTGGCATCTCTGTGTCCTGGAGGAAGGCACACGCCTCCTATTTCCATTTCATAGCACGGTATCCCATGACGCACCACGGTCAAGCTTGGGTAAAATGACGACCACCCTGATAGAAAGTAACCTgagcgttaaaaaaaaagctgataaaaaaaaaaactgttttgttgtttttctcatcaTCACTCATACCTTTGTTTTTGACGTAGAACGGGTGGTCGAGCTGGCAGCGGGTGGTCACAGGGGCCTGTCCGAATGCAccggggtcaaaggtcagctgcAGGACGGCCTGACCTGACACCACCATCTCTGAGTTCTCCACCAGCTGGAGACCTTCAGAACCATAactctgcaaagaaacaaacaggttTTAGTTGATTtgtatatttttcattttgtatttaaaatgttctgttcaCTTCTGATTAAAACCTTTCGGCCTACTTTCAAAGTTTTTCCTCAACATAAAttatacagattttaaaaaaaaacttaaaaaaaaactaaactaaacttaaCTGACAAAGTGTCCGGACTCAGTGCACTAAAAACCACAATGCGCTCCAGATGGAGACCAAACATAAGTACACGGTGAACTCAGGAGTCTGACAGTCTAAGTGCCGCCTTAAGCTTCTTGCATAATGCACCTTCAGAGATCTGGACTGCTCCTCATCACCAGAGTCCTCTACCTCGGCAGAGTCCATGTCCTCGACGTCCTGCCACTCCACATTAGAGCCGCTGTGGAAACGCAGCTGAGTGCCTGAAGAAAGAGAATAGCTGCTGTGTGATCAAAAATTATATAAAACTTCACTTTTTACTCTTATTCcttgtagataaaaaaaaaaaaaaaagtggtgacCCAGTTTGAGGTGGCAGGAAACAGAAAGCGATGACATCATCTCTCTGCACCTACCTTTGAGGAAGCAGTGCCAGGCTGTGGGGGGCCAGGAGAAGCTCCAGCCCATGTCTTCTTCGTCTGACAGGGAGGATTTGGTTGACACTGCAGAACCACATTCACTGCTCttctgttaaaaaatgaagtggCAGCTGTGTCAGGTACATGTGGGattaacaggaaacaaacagctgctgcagagtcGACTGTAAGCGCCAAACAAACAAGCGCAGCACAGCTCAGTGTTGACCTGCAGAGACAGCTATACGAAACAGAGCTGGAGTCATTTCAGAAAGGAGATTTACATAAAAGACTCAGAGCTTTGCATGTACATAATGATAACGCAGAGTTTGGAAAACTTGAGCTGTACCCTTCTGCGTCGACGCTCCCTGCCGTCACCTCTGGGGGGCGGCGATGTGCTGctgggaggagaggggggaggtcGGGCGTAGGAATGTAGATTAGTGCTGGAGAGGTAGACCGACGAGGATCTGAAAGAGACACAGGCTCATGAGAGGCAACACaagactttaaaggagcaatatgtaagtatgacacccagtgtttaaaatgggtactgcagtccagatttaaaacattggagagagttTAGAGgagtttagccagctctgcatcggtcggtaaacctttctgtgttctaacctctctccatttttcaaaagcatctccaatattgatcctagtttgagcacaaTTCTATTAGAAAAGTGTGAAGTCTGTTAAGGTCAGGAGGAATCTGTTTTAGAGGAGAGAGGCAAAAGGTCCGTGTAGGGTGCCTTAAAAACGCCTCaagatgaaaataaagaaaaacattttttttttaaaaagggaccAGGACAGCGCTTTTGGAAAAAATTTGAATGCCTGACACTATGAAAAAAAGGACCAATGGgcgtgtttttcttttttcaaaatgtctgattgtctggtttgcttttgaaGGTGACATAAAGACATATTTtacttcagtctgtttcataaccagctggAAACTTCTGACAGGAGATTTAAAGGtttgtgttgttgctttgtCATTTTGAAGTTCCGAATTTGAATGTTATTTGATTGATGAGTTATTTTGTATTCAATCAGTTTTGTGACATGGtagggcgccggtggcctagtggctAGCTCCGTGTACACAGAGGTTGAcattcccctttctctctctctctctctctctctagcctcattttccgactctatccactgtccttctGTCCAATAAGATCCaataaaatacatcttaaaaaaacaggGTTTCTGAGACACATTTGAACAGTATTTATACTACGCTACATTGGTTTGTTCAGATTCTTTTTCATTCATAATATCTGTTTCAGTGCATGATGTCGGGAGGAATGTAAAGCCTACCAACCTGCTGTGAAGAGACGTCTGTAGCAGCGGGCTCTGGGGTCCAGTGGCGATGTGAGCCAGCTGTGTCAGCCAGTGAGTGTCCGGCAGCTGGCCGTGTGCACTTTGATCCAGGTGAGACACGCCCACGACCACCTGGTAGACAGGTGGGGCTGTTtgctccgcctcctcctgcaCCTCCCGCAGGTCAGGGAGGTCGTCtaggaggagaaaacagaaacatgtagtGTTGACGTTATCGTCTGCTGTGTTTAAATCTGAAGCATGCTGGTGTCTCATGTACCGTATTCCATGTAGCTGTCGCTGGTGGGGAATCGTGGCGAGGAGGAGAGGCTCTCCTCGCAGCAGAGCAGTTCATGTGATTGGTCTCCGTCTGCATCCATCATCACCTCTGGAGGTAAGAGCAGACAAACAGGCGGTATTAAGCATTCAGACATACACAAATCCTTTGTAGTGTGGTTACCATGGTGACTAAGGTTAGATCCTGATTAAGAAAAAAGCCTTTACGGATTAACAGCTCCAAAGTTGATGTCATTATCCGAAATTAGGATTACTGAAGTGAATTACAAGCAACTTCTCAAATTCTTACACGCAATCTTCTGACTTCAGAACAGCTGCAAAGCTTTCACCATCAACCAGGAAGTCTGAAAAACCTGTCTGATCTTTATGCTAGCTGTAGTGTTGCTTTTTTCTCCAATCATCAACAGAGAGCATGCTCAAAACTCAGAGCAACTCCGGATCAACACCCCGATCTCATCACTCTGGAAGTGAAATGCCTGTTACAGAATTCCCTCTTTTTTCTGGTAGTATTTAGTAGATTTCTAAGAGGAAAAACTACAGTTACAACATTTTTGTTTAGCAAAGCATGAAGCATTGTGGGTTAAGTATTTAGTATCGTCTGACCTTGGATGCGATAGAAGGAAGTGAAATAAGAATAACTTTCCTCTGGTTGGCATGACGGGGAAAAACACGTCTTACATTGTTGTGGAGTGAACCTTAAAGCTTAAGACGGGAAGTTTCTTTAATTTGGTGCCTGACTCAAGTGTGTGCAGcatttttcagttcattcatgGAGTAACAAAGTATTGAGCAGATACCAGATGTTTGACAGGTTTTAACAGATGTTTGACTGACAGATGTTTGACTGACAGATGTTTGACTGACAGATGTTTGACAGGTTgcaaccaagcagcaacctccagtctttaaaaatgaagccaacgcGGAAGTGccaaatcctgcagttcgtcgagtgtccactagaggctggctccaggaacacctgaagtcacatacacattaccggcaaaaaaaaagctgtttttacagcattttttaaagcaggagaCCCctcaaattgttttaaaatctgacaGGTTTTTTCTCATAACATAAAAATAACGCTGatttttatatataggctaatatttcatcattttaaataatattccAAGTATGGACGAGATGGAACAACATCGAATCAATCCGTCTTTGCTTGTTTGACTTGTTTCCAGTTATTAAAATCTAATCAACAAGAGTTTGACCATTCCTTTGCTTTATgcttttcattgtttgttaataGTACTTTTCTTTCTGACTGTCAAATAATTTCTATGATCACTTCTCTTTATTAAAGTATAACgaacatttcagcaacaaggcgatTCAAAGTGCTCCACGCGCGACATCTAAAGCATCACGACAAAGGGAAGGAGAACACAGGAGAAGAGGACGTTTCaaaatcattcaaacaaaacgaagagttgtaaaaaaaaatgtgagaaacATGTAGCTACAGTGCAGAGTTAGCATATCGATAAAGaaaagtattcaaataaatagtttaatgaaaggctgtacacaggtgagtcttcaagcTCGATCTAAAAGTACTAAAACTTCCAGCGCTACatgttgtgaataaaaaaaattaaatcaatttaaaaaaaaaacatttttacaaatatgaaaaaagaaaaaactgagaTAAACTCGATCAAATTTAAGGAGTGtattttctatcagtggaatgTTTTTC containing:
- the LOC109997869 gene encoding HMG box-containing protein 1 isoform X2, translated to MVWEVVTPKHPSVEVDSEPQGEHTEVMMDADGDQSHELLCCEESLSSSPRFPTSDSYMEYDDLPDLREVQEEAEQTAPPVYQVVVGVSHLDQSAHGQLPDTHWLTQLAHIATGPQSPLLQTSLHSRSSSVYLSSTNLHSYARPPPSPPSSTSPPPRGDGRERRRRRKSSECGSAVSTKSSLSDEEDMGWSFSWPPTAWHCFLKGTQLRFHSGSNVEWQDVEDMDSAEVEDSGDEEQSRSLKSYGSEGLQLVENSEMVVSGQAVLQLTFDPGAFGQAPVTTRCQLDHPFYVKNKGWSSFYPSLTVVRHGIPCYEMEIGGVCLPPGHRDAKQIDNSLVFDTFKSYDFTPLDSSAVYVLSSMARRRRTSQSSGGAVSPERDTSQDAHSPSPSHSPRQKPTKSQQDNKAGSATPAKCKRPMNAFMLFAKKFRVEYTQMYPGKDNRAISVLLGEQWKKMRSEERRVFTVQAKALADEQKRLNPDCWKRKRTTSGCQGN
- the LOC109997869 gene encoding HMG box-containing protein 1 isoform X1, translated to MTVDVMVWEVVTPKHPSVEVDSEPQGEHTEVMMDADGDQSHELLCCEESLSSSPRFPTSDSYMEYDDLPDLREVQEEAEQTAPPVYQVVVGVSHLDQSAHGQLPDTHWLTQLAHIATGPQSPLLQTSLHSRSSSVYLSSTNLHSYARPPPSPPSSTSPPPRGDGRERRRRRKSSECGSAVSTKSSLSDEEDMGWSFSWPPTAWHCFLKGTQLRFHSGSNVEWQDVEDMDSAEVEDSGDEEQSRSLKSYGSEGLQLVENSEMVVSGQAVLQLTFDPGAFGQAPVTTRCQLDHPFYVKNKGWSSFYPSLTVVRHGIPCYEMEIGGVCLPPGHRDAKQIDNSLVFDTFKSYDFTPLDSSAVYVLSSMARRRRTSQSSGGAVSPERDTSQDAHSPSPSHSPRQKPTKSQQDNKAGSATPAKCKRPMNAFMLFAKKFRVEYTQMYPGKDNRAISVLLGEQWKKMRSEERRVFTVQAKALADEQKRLNPDCWKRKRTTSGCQGN
- the LOC109997869 gene encoding HMG box-containing protein 1 isoform X3; its protein translation is MMDADGDQSHELLCCEESLSSSPRFPTSDSYMEYDDLPDLREVQEEAEQTAPPVYQVVVGVSHLDQSAHGQLPDTHWLTQLAHIATGPQSPLLQTSLHSRSSSVYLSSTNLHSYARPPPSPPSSTSPPPRGDGRERRRRRKSSECGSAVSTKSSLSDEEDMGWSFSWPPTAWHCFLKGTQLRFHSGSNVEWQDVEDMDSAEVEDSGDEEQSRSLKSYGSEGLQLVENSEMVVSGQAVLQLTFDPGAFGQAPVTTRCQLDHPFYVKNKGWSSFYPSLTVVRHGIPCYEMEIGGVCLPPGHRDAKQIDNSLVFDTFKSYDFTPLDSSAVYVLSSMARRRRTSQSSGGAVSPERDTSQDAHSPSPSHSPRQKPTKSQQDNKAGSATPAKCKRPMNAFMLFAKKFRVEYTQMYPGKDNRAISVLLGEQWKKMRSEERRVFTVQAKALADEQKRLNPDCWKRKRTTSGCQGN